The genomic region CGGTGTTGCCCCGCAGAAGGCAATTCAGGCGAATCGTCATGGCCGCCCGAACTTCAGGTTCCGAAGCCGCTTTTCCCAATCCAACGGCGTGGGAATGGATGACGTTTTCGTTGTACTGTTTAAAATAGTCCTCCGCAATATGTCTGTCCCTGTTCCAGCCCACTCCCGTGTTGAATCCGTACACGGGCACGTTCTCCCCCGCCAGATCGTAAACCAGCTGTCGGGCGGCGCTGAGACGCTCCTCGGCTTCCACGGCGATTGCCACCTCCGCGCCTTCATTGGCGATCTTTCCAAGGCTCTCCAGATCCAAATCGCTGCCGTTTAAAATAATTTTCAGAGAAATCCCTTCTTTCCAGCGCATTCACCTGTCACAATAATGCGCCACTTCACTCCGGTAATCTCTTCTTAATCGATATTATCGATATTTCAGTTTCGTCCCCAGACCTCTTTCCAGAGCCTTACTGTAAATCAGATACCCCAGGGCGATGTCATTGATGGAAAGTCCCCTGTGCCAGAACAGGATGCGTTCATCCTCTCTTTCTCTGCCCGCTTTCCTGCCCGCCGCGATTTCACACAGCTCCGCATAAAGCGTCTCCTCCGAGAGTTTGCCCGTTTCCACGTGACGTCTCAGGCTTCCGAGAACTCCGCCCCTGCACTGCCCCCAGTCATCAACCACAAGTTTATCCATGACGTCGGTCAGAGAAAGCTCCACCGCGCTGACGGTCCCATAAGGAACGACGAAGGTTCCCGGCTCCACCCATTCGGTTTTCAGCAGAACCTGCGGTTCGATCAGCCTTGTGGCCTCCACCATGATGTCCGCTCCTTTCAGACAGCTTTCGCTGTCAGGGGCTATGACAACCGGTTTGCCGAGACGTTTGCGAAGCCGTTCCGCAAAATTTTCGGCAGACTCCCGGCGTTTACTGTTGACGCGGATCTCCTCGAAATGGTAAAGATGATCCAGGAGCACGACGTTCCAGAAAGCGGTGCCGCGAGCGCCCAGGTGGCCCAGTATCCGGTTTTTCTTTTTCGCCAGATATTTGGCGCCCACCGCGGTAAGCGCTCCTGTACGCATGTTGGTTATTTCCGTGGCGTCAATGACAGCCAGGGGCGCGCCGGTATCCGGATCGTAAAGGTTGAGCAGAGCCATCTCCGAGGGGAGGTCTTTTTTGTAATTGTAGACATAATCCCCGACAACTTTCACTCCGGCCACTCCAAGAGGTTCGATATAACCTCTCAGAATATTGAAATGCCCGTGAACGTCCGGCTTTGGGAAAAGATGCACTCTGGGCTCAATGACCGTCTTCCCATTTCCCTGCGCAATGATGCTGTCCTCTACAGCGCCGAGAATTTCGTCGTTGGAGAGGTCAAGTTTTTCGATGTCCGGTGCGTTGACAAATAAAATATCCATTGATGCCTCCTCTTCTTTGTTCCTCAAAAGGAATCTGAATGAAAAAGTTGAATTTTTGCTGGCAGCGTTTACGAACGCTCTGCCGGTTGAGCTGATCGAGAAAACTCTTTTCTCATAAATATATACTATTCCTATAAATAAAATATAATTAAATTTGTTGTTAATATTATGTCTGATAAATTGAGCTGTCAAGTCGGCCCAAAATCGCAGGAAAGGATTGTTGCCGAAAGAATTGTTGTCAAATTGAAATCGAAGGTCTGACGATGCAGTCAAACACCCCTGATTGAAATATTTATAGTCGAAGTTTAAGTTTTAAAAGTTTAAGTTTTAAAGATAAATGTACAGAAACGCAAACGCTGTTATGGAAATCCACGTGACGCAGCCCAGCAGGACGGGCTTCAGGCCTCTGGTCATAAGATCGCGGAATTTTATTTTGAACCCCACGCCGCAGAGCGCAACGGTCGTGAGAAATTTGCCGCAGGTCCTGAGAACGGCCTCTATCTCCCCCTCCGAACCGGTGAGCGCTCGGGACAGGCCGGAGATGAGCCCCAGAGAGTTCAAAACGGCCATGGTGACAAAACCGACGATGACCCAGGGGAAAACCCGACGCAGCGTTGAATACACGGAACCCCGGCTGTCACATTCCAGAACGTTCCGCCGGGCGGTAAAAATGGAGAGAAAAATCGCCAGAGGTATCAGAAGCGTGGTCCGCGCAAGCTTGACCGTAAGCGCAAGGTTCAGGTTCTGTCCCGTCAGGGCGTTAAACGTCGCCTCAGCCGCCGCAACGCTGGACATGTCGTTGACCGCGCCTCCGATCAAAATGCCCGTCTGTCCATTCGTCAGCCCCATGCCCACAGCAAGCCAGGGAAAAACGAGGGCCCCTATGATATCGAAGAAAAAGATCGCCGCCATGGCGTACGCAATCTCCTCTTCCGCGGCGTTGATGACGGACGCGGCCGTGGCGATGGCCGTGCCGCCGCAGATGGAGGTCCCGCTTCCGATTAAAATGCAGGTATTGGAGGTCATTTTCATCCGCCGTCCCACATACCCCGACACCAGCAGAGCGATGACGATGTTGCATATCAGCATTGGGAGCGCTCTCCCGCCGGTCCCCATCACCTGATGAATGTTGAGAGTCCCCCCCACAAGCACTATCGCGCAATTAAGAATCGTTTTGGAAGCAAATTTCGCTCCTTTTAAAAATTCTGCCCCCATATGTACTGTATTCATGATAATCATGCATATAATCAAACCGACAATCGGTCCGCTCATGAAATGCTGTAATTTACTGACAAAAGTGGAAAGAAACGCGATGATGAAACAAACCAGCACACCGGAGATTTTCGTATTCAATTTGGCTTTCCTCCTGTTTTTCGGCGACAAAAACACATATGAACCTGCAAAAAGCGGGTTAATCGAAAAAATTTATTTTTATCCAACAATCAAAATATGGTAAAGATACAACTTGTAAGATCATCTGTAAAATACTAATATTTTAAGTACTCATTAGCTTTTACTTATGGGAGGAGAGATTGGATTGACCTTACGGCATCTTCAGATCTTTCTTGCCGTCGTTCGGTGCGGCGGCATGAGCGATGCGGCGAAAGAGCTGTATATTTCTCAGTCCGCCGTGAGCCAGGCCATTGCGGAAATCGAAAGCATGTATGACGTGAAGCTGTTCGACCGGCTTTCCAAAAAACTGTACATCACCTGGGCGGGAGAACGGCTTTTTGACTGCGCTTCTCCTTTGGTGGGTCTGTACGACCGGATGGAAGAGGTGATGCGCTCTCCGTCGGTCAGGAGGCTGCGTCTTGGCGCGACGCTGACGGTGGGAACCTGCATCTTCAGCGACATCGTAACGATGTACAAAAAAATACAACCCGAGGTGGACATCCGCGTGGTGGTCCAGAATACCAAAGAAATCCAGAGGGAGCTTCTTTCCGGAGAGCTCGACCTCGCTTTGGTGGAAGGAACGATCGACGCCGCCGAACTGATTTATGAACCGGTTATCAGGGACCGTCTCGTTCTGGTCAGCGGCCCCGACAGCCCCCTGACGGAAAAAGAATCCGTGGACCTCAGTTATCTTCACAAAAAGCCGGTAATTCTCCGGGAAAAAGGAAGCGGAACGCGGGAATCCTTCG from Synergistaceae bacterium harbors:
- a CDS encoding ornithine cyclodeaminase family protein, whose translation is MDILFVNAPDIEKLDLSNDEILGAVEDSIIAQGNGKTVIEPRVHLFPKPDVHGHFNILRGYIEPLGVAGVKVVGDYVYNYKKDLPSEMALLNLYDPDTGAPLAVIDATEITNMRTGALTAVGAKYLAKKKNRILGHLGARGTAFWNVVLLDHLYHFEEIRVNSKRRESAENFAERLRKRLGKPVVIAPDSESCLKGADIMVEATRLIEPQVLLKTEWVEPGTFVVPYGTVSAVELSLTDVMDKLVVDDWGQCRGGVLGSLRRHVETGKLSEETLYAELCEIAAGRKAGREREDERILFWHRGLSINDIALGYLIYSKALERGLGTKLKYR
- a CDS encoding LysR family transcriptional regulator, which translates into the protein MTLRHLQIFLAVVRCGGMSDAAKELYISQSAVSQAIAEIESMYDVKLFDRLSKKLYITWAGERLFDCASPLVGLYDRMEEVMRSPSVRRLRLGATLTVGTCIFSDIVTMYKKIQPEVDIRVVVQNTKEIQRELLSGELDLALVEGTIDAAELIYEPVIRDRLVLVSGPDSPLTEKESVDLSYLHKKPVILREKGSGTRESFEQVMAANGYEIDCVWVCHNTDAIKNAVIDGHGLTVISYRLVQREISSGVMHACPITDYTGDRSFALVYHRDKNISPWFMDFMRICREYEETSDFDGRLQNRREETECSTKRSKNGLPR
- a CDS encoding putative sulfate exporter family transporter yields the protein MFLSPKNRRKAKLNTKISGVLVCFIIAFLSTFVSKLQHFMSGPIVGLIICMIIMNTVHMGAEFLKGAKFASKTILNCAIVLVGGTLNIHQVMGTGGRALPMLICNIVIALLVSGYVGRRMKMTSNTCILIGSGTSICGGTAIATAASVINAAEEEIAYAMAAIFFFDIIGALVFPWLAVGMGLTNGQTGILIGGAVNDMSSVAAAEATFNALTGQNLNLALTVKLARTTLLIPLAIFLSIFTARRNVLECDSRGSVYSTLRRVFPWVIVGFVTMAVLNSLGLISGLSRALTGSEGEIEAVLRTCGKFLTTVALCGVGFKIKFRDLMTRGLKPVLLGCVTWISITAFAFLYIYL